The following proteins come from a genomic window of Malus domestica chromosome 02, GDT2T_hap1:
- the LOC139192121 gene encoding protein VACUOLELESS GAMETOPHYTES-like, with product MAVAMVKHFGHRHELCSFQVQEEVDEIIICSGCDLELMMNSGTSAYKCSKSKCQFYLHDLCFELPRQIKHKSHPQHPLTLVSNPPYEYGEFKCDACAEYGSNCFAFHCVHCKYDLHLQCAALPETLGHPHHHEHTLTLRYSSLPPNHDQGKRIMCDLCGGSSPEGCWVYC from the coding sequence ATGGCAGTGGCGATGGTGAAGCATTTCGGCCACCGCCATGAGTTGTGCTCATTTCAAGTGCAAGAAGAAGTTGATGAAATTATCATCTGCTCGGGATGTGACCTGGAGTTGATGATGAACTCAGGTACTTCAGCTTACAAATGCAGCAAGTCCAAGTGCCAGTTTTACCTCCACGACTTGTGCTTCGAGCTCCCCCgacaaataaaacacaagtCTCACCCCCAACACCCTCTCACTCTCGTCTCCAACCCTCCCTACGAATACGGCGAGTTCAAATGCGATGCCTGTGCTGAGTACGGCTCTAATTGTTTCGCCTTCCACTGCGTCCACTGCAAATACGATCTCCATCTCCAGTGCGCTGCGTTGCCTGAAACTCTTGGTCATCCGCATCATCATGAGCACACCCTCACTCTCCGATATTCTTCATTGCCCCCAAATCACGATCAAGGCAAACGAATAATGTGCGATCTCTGCGGAGGGTCTTCCCCAGAGGGCTGCTGGGTCTACTGCTGA
- the LOC103414325 gene encoding actin cytoskeleton-regulatory complex protein SLA1-like has translation MIMQVAGQPQPEAVLQHFSHPHPLILSNLHHPHPQQISNGQRLATSCSACKLDASAGWIYSCTPCNYLLHVSCSQMPQQITHPCDENKHVLTLLPTPIYSDGVFNCCACRKHGNGFSYHCGDCKIDLHTTCASKPLVHTHHSHPHQLVLSFSLPPGPTSSKTFICHICNQVGYKEWLYLCHPCGFVAHLACTTAEPIQLNQAAQPSPPVVVGSPYNYQTNAASGSPHDLQVQNYGPQPNIISSNNNGMQSSVVYGGQAANTVQPLNRGRSVKKLGKAIVNTALTALIGFPVFGAAGNSQPQQQKVQKQQQQQFQQPQQQQPQPFQQQSQPFQQQLQPFQQPQLQQFQQQQPQPFQQQPQQFQQPQQFQQLPQFQQPQQQLQQYLQPQEPQQFQQPQQPQQLQQQQQQLQVQQQQFQQQQQQQQQQQQQQQLTTPFAEEPFAAFNPSTPGAG, from the coding sequence atgaTCATGCAGGTCGCTGGTCAACCTCAACCTGAGGCCGTGCTTCAACATTTTAGCCACCCACATCCCTTGATCCTTTCCAATCTTCATCACCCACATCCCCAGCAAATCTCAAACGGGCAGCGGCTAGCAACCTCTTGTTCAGCCTGCAAACTGGATGCCTCTGCCGGATGGATTTACAGTTGCACGCCATGCAATTACTTGCTCCATGTCTCATGTTCACAAATGCCTCAGCAAATTACGCATCCATGTGATGAGAATAAACATGTCCTGACTCTGCTCCCAACCCCAATATACTCTGATGGGGTCTTCAATTGCTGTGCATGCAGGAAGCACGGAAATGGATTTTCCTACCACTGCGGAGATTGCAAGATTGATCTCCACACAACTTGTGCTTCAAAGCCGTTGGTTCATACTCACCACTCCCATCCTCACCAACTCGTTCTCTCCTTCTCACTTCCTCCAGGGCCTACCAGCAGCAAGACCTTCATCTGTCATATATGCAACCAAGTTGGGTACAAAGAGTGGCTCTACTTATGCCATCCTTGCGGTTTTGTGGCTCACTTGGCCTGCACCACCGCCGAACCAATTCAACTAAATCAAGCAGCACAACCGTCACCGCCAGTTGTCGTTGGCAGTCCGTATAATTATCAGACAAATGCTGCTTCAGGTAGTCCTCACGATCTCCAGGTCCAAAACTATGGACCACAACCAAATATTATTAGTAGTAATAATAATGGAATGCAGAGCAGTGTAGTATATGGAGGACAAGCCGCTAATACTGTACAACCTTTGAATAGAGGGAGAAGTGTTAAGAAGCTGGGAAAGGCTATTGTAAACACAGCACTTACAGCTCTTATCGGTTTTCCTGTTTTTGGAGCTGCTGGTAATTCTCAACCGCAACAACAAAAAGTCCAGAAGCAGCAACAACAGCAATTCCAGCAACCGCAACAACAACAACCGCAACCATTCCAGCAACAATCGCAACCATTCCAGCAACAACTGCAACCATTCCAGCAACCGCAACTGCAACAATTCCAGCAACAACAACCGCAACCTTTCCAACAACAACCGCAACAATTTCAGcaacctcaacaatttcaacaactgCCACAATTTCAGCAACCCCAACAACAACTGCAACAATACCTGCAACCACAAGAACCCCAACAATTTCAGCAACCGCAACAACCACAACAAttgcagcaacaacaacaacaacttcaagtCCAGCAACAACAGTTTCAGCAgcaacaacagcagcagcagcagcaacaacaacaacaacaattg